One region of Erwinia tracheiphila genomic DNA includes:
- a CDS encoding HNH/ENDO VII family nuclease, translated as MSIGRAVAAMGAMVGASLAGNKATLIQARIQRDASFENVKQTRSGWQPGPGAARVDDQVKHKSFLAALAGAVVGAALTIATGIVVVAAFSLAFPASLLVGGLALVAAFKAAPLIDKLSEGVTNFVDGLFTSPDGAIITGSPNVVINKKKAARAGVTLPTEPVEVSESAPTDFQGIAAALGEGNYADAASHLPGALAEGVSNAPGWINDAANWADNVTQKNKDTILGRNDASVMERLEAASSWLIGGPVTAELITMAGGHGGIKRDVDFPEAPGDTSTCKEGKPPRIAQGSGSVFINGQPAARKDDKLECSAIIKTGSENVFIGGGQLTCLDIDAEFPPWMRKVLGVINIASYLLPPSSLGQKLAGRLAGGVSKLLGRLPRLRGALLGAQRALAAVRNGPSKVATHVANFARPIGEKARNGFARVKRWIFDPVDIATGAYTEMRTDIRLGQTLPLEFIRYYDSTESHAGLLGKGWSDNWSEYALVSELGSFIDIFDYTGQVYSFNFMPDEDIACNASYSHLTLRRRGNVLELFDAQTLISRYFYDAFNHRQMADGEEKRHFYLGAMTDVNNNKLYFERNDAAQIVGVIHTDGIRLRLHYHPSGYLHKIIRYTGELEVLAEYHQDEHGRLTEADIAREFHLFYQYDADHRLVRWADNDQTWVNFRYDAQGCCISTQGAQGYYSGTLSYGDDYTDVADGRGQRTRYWRDALYNITAEETQDGRITRYTYDDDRNITSRTTPQGRQTFYEYVPHTQLLRCYTDESGSQWQYEYNYQGRLSKVTDPQGHEWRQAYDALGKPVHMISPNGDKTQFHYHADGLLAAIVHPDSSSQRYRWDAHKRLSQITDEAGRHYQFGYNKRDQPQTLVQPGQSQTHFHWQHQRLKAVIHPDQTKKSYRYDRHGNLLSYVDQAGYEWQLEYGPFDMPVARTDAPGNRWRYVYDTVTAQLAQVINPQGESWRYTYNAQGQVEREEDYGGAVWHYAYDEDGHCISRTDGQGQAITFDYNARGQCIAAHSEEGTTYYHYSDTGQLLSTQKDGDIIAYEYDEALRLAREIHPAHEITYRYPSRHSIEREICYTSEDGGRHTLKTTFRRNAVGELVQLALPENAALDLAYDACGNEVRRSADSGFMLCQYYDGMNRAVRRRAGRQPRLLLDANEEKEIPYPILASQDRVYHYDVRGSIVAVNDDEGLVRYQLNGNGQVTAVEYPLESEQYGYDECGYVTEQRLPYPFRHSDNTHYVEGHRLSQRGDEWFEYDRCGRMCKRVLRQEGYRPLIYTYQWNSLNQLTGFKKPDGEVWQYKYDARGRRTEKSCERKKCRTVYLWDNDTIAVIREYRDERLWRTRHQVFNGFELLAQQDCYTDEGVWQTHYASTDLNGLPLALYTPEGHQVWRKRHTTLWGLRPERMRHLAEDRLDPGLLFAGQMEDKESGLVYNRFRYYHPESGTYLSPDPIGLAGGLNTYAYAPNPLNWVDPLGLSKCSASGKYKPETILGRTVYKNTVDISPNAPGFVHPSVHRSIRQKVADGWTNLDLMKNGYAPIGPDGKQMNLHHVLGQEPGPMAELVSSTHKQYHKELHGLIEDGRSFRHDGSLNYQYDTFRNKYWALRAQDFM; from the coding sequence ATGTCGATCGGTAGAGCAGTCGCAGCAATGGGGGCTATGGTTGGAGCCTCGCTGGCAGGTAACAAAGCGACACTGATTCAGGCCAGAATACAGCGTGATGCGTCATTTGAGAATGTTAAACAGACCCGTTCAGGCTGGCAACCCGGACCCGGGGCAGCCAGAGTGGATGATCAGGTTAAACATAAAAGCTTTCTGGCTGCGCTTGCCGGTGCCGTGGTGGGAGCGGCATTAACTATCGCTACCGGTATTGTTGTCGTCGCTGCATTTTCCCTGGCGTTCCCGGCCAGCCTGCTGGTAGGCGGGCTGGCGCTGGTGGCGGCGTTTAAAGCCGCACCGCTGATTGATAAGCTCAGTGAGGGGGTCACTAACTTTGTAGACGGTCTGTTCACTTCTCCAGATGGTGCCATTATTACCGGCTCCCCAAATGTCGTTATTAACAAGAAAAAGGCTGCCAGAGCAGGTGTTACGCTACCGACAGAGCCGGTGGAAGTGAGTGAGAGTGCGCCGACCGATTTTCAGGGGATAGCAGCAGCGCTTGGTGAGGGAAATTATGCTGATGCAGCTTCACACCTGCCTGGCGCGCTGGCAGAAGGTGTCAGCAATGCCCCGGGATGGATCAATGATGCAGCAAACTGGGCCGATAACGTCACCCAAAAGAACAAGGATACGATTCTGGGGCGTAATGATGCCAGCGTTATGGAACGGCTGGAGGCTGCCAGTTCGTGGTTAATCGGGGGGCCTGTCACTGCGGAGCTTATTACCATGGCAGGCGGTCATGGGGGAATAAAGCGGGACGTTGATTTTCCCGAGGCGCCGGGAGATACCTCTACCTGTAAGGAAGGTAAACCGCCGCGAATCGCCCAGGGAAGCGGCAGTGTATTTATTAATGGTCAACCTGCGGCGCGCAAAGACGATAAACTGGAATGCTCTGCGATCATCAAGACAGGGTCAGAAAATGTTTTTATTGGCGGGGGGCAACTAACCTGTCTGGATATTGATGCGGAATTCCCCCCCTGGATGCGTAAAGTTCTCGGCGTTATCAATATCGCCAGTTATCTTCTGCCGCCGTCTTCGCTCGGACAGAAGCTGGCAGGCAGGTTAGCAGGAGGCGTCAGTAAACTGCTGGGTCGACTTCCCCGGCTCAGAGGCGCATTGCTTGGTGCGCAGAGAGCGCTGGCCGCAGTGCGTAACGGTCCATCGAAAGTGGCAACGCATGTGGCGAATTTTGCCCGACCTATAGGCGAAAAAGCACGCAATGGTTTTGCCCGGGTAAAACGATGGATATTCGATCCTGTTGATATTGCAACCGGTGCTTATACTGAAATGCGCACCGATATTCGCCTGGGGCAGACATTGCCACTGGAGTTTATTCGCTATTACGACTCGACGGAGAGCCACGCCGGACTGTTGGGGAAAGGATGGAGTGACAACTGGAGTGAATATGCTCTGGTCAGCGAGCTGGGAAGTTTTATTGATATCTTCGATTATACCGGTCAGGTTTACAGCTTTAATTTTATGCCGGATGAAGATATTGCCTGTAACGCCAGTTATTCCCACCTGACCTTACGGCGTCGGGGAAACGTACTGGAGCTGTTTGATGCACAGACACTTATCAGCCGCTACTTTTACGATGCGTTTAACCACCGACAGATGGCTGACGGCGAAGAAAAACGCCATTTTTATCTGGGGGCGATGACGGATGTTAACAATAATAAACTCTATTTTGAGCGCAACGATGCTGCGCAGATAGTCGGAGTTATCCATACCGACGGGATCCGGTTAAGACTGCATTATCACCCCAGCGGTTATCTGCACAAAATTATTCGTTATACCGGTGAGCTGGAAGTGCTGGCGGAATATCACCAGGATGAACATGGTCGGCTGACGGAGGCGGATATTGCCCGGGAGTTTCATCTTTTTTATCAGTATGATGCGGATCACCGGCTGGTGAGATGGGCGGATAACGACCAGACCTGGGTGAATTTCCGTTATGACGCGCAGGGATGTTGTATCAGCACGCAGGGAGCGCAGGGATATTACAGCGGGACATTAAGCTACGGTGATGATTATACGGATGTGGCGGATGGTCGCGGCCAGCGTACCCGGTACTGGCGTGATGCGCTTTATAACATTACGGCGGAAGAAACGCAGGACGGGCGGATCACCCGTTACACTTATGATGACGATCGCAACATCACGTCCCGCACCACTCCGCAGGGGCGTCAGACCTTTTACGAATACGTGCCGCACACGCAGTTACTGCGTTGCTACACTGACGAATCTGGCAGTCAGTGGCAGTATGAATATAACTATCAGGGCAGACTCAGCAAAGTCACCGATCCACAGGGGCACGAATGGCGGCAGGCATATGATGCACTGGGTAAGCCTGTCCATATGATTTCCCCGAACGGTGACAAAACACAGTTTCATTATCATGCGGATGGCTTGCTGGCCGCGATTGTCCACCCGGATAGCAGCAGTCAGCGCTATCGCTGGGATGCGCACAAACGCCTGAGCCAGATAACCGATGAGGCCGGACGTCATTATCAGTTTGGTTATAACAAACGCGATCAGCCTCAGACACTGGTTCAACCCGGCCAGTCGCAGACACACTTTCACTGGCAGCACCAGCGGCTGAAGGCGGTGATCCACCCGGATCAGACGAAGAAAAGCTACCGTTACGATCGCCATGGCAACCTGTTGAGCTATGTTGATCAGGCGGGATACGAGTGGCAACTGGAATATGGTCCCTTTGATATGCCGGTGGCACGTACAGACGCGCCGGGTAACCGCTGGCGCTACGTTTATGACACCGTGACAGCACAGCTGGCGCAGGTGATCAATCCGCAGGGTGAATCCTGGCGTTATACTTACAATGCGCAGGGGCAGGTTGAGCGAGAGGAAGATTACGGCGGTGCTGTGTGGCATTACGCGTACGATGAAGACGGGCACTGCATCAGCCGGACTGACGGCCAGGGGCAGGCCATCACCTTTGACTATAATGCCCGGGGCCAGTGCATTGCTGCACACAGTGAAGAAGGCACCACATATTATCATTACAGTGACACCGGTCAGTTGCTTTCAACGCAAAAAGACGGCGATATCATTGCGTATGAATACGACGAGGCACTGCGTTTAGCCCGGGAGATTCATCCGGCGCACGAAATCACATACCGCTATCCGTCCCGGCACAGCATTGAGCGGGAAATCTGTTATACCAGTGAAGACGGCGGGCGCCATACCCTGAAAACCACCTTCCGGCGTAATGCAGTCGGGGAGCTGGTTCAACTGGCCTTGCCGGAAAATGCGGCGCTCGATCTGGCGTATGATGCGTGTGGCAACGAAGTCCGGCGCAGCGCCGATAGCGGCTTTATGCTGTGCCAGTATTACGATGGGATGAACCGGGCGGTCCGCAGAAGAGCGGGCCGGCAGCCCCGGTTGCTGCTGGATGCCAATGAGGAGAAGGAGATACCGTACCCGATACTGGCCAGCCAGGACAGGGTTTATCACTATGACGTACGGGGCAGCATCGTTGCCGTAAATGACGATGAGGGGCTGGTACGCTACCAGCTAAACGGTAACGGGCAGGTGACTGCCGTGGAATACCCGCTCGAAAGTGAGCAGTACGGTTATGATGAATGCGGTTATGTGACGGAGCAGCGTCTGCCCTATCCTTTCCGGCACAGCGACAATACTCACTATGTTGAGGGTCACCGGCTGAGTCAGCGTGGTGATGAGTGGTTTGAGTATGACCGCTGCGGACGGATGTGCAAACGGGTGCTGCGCCAGGAGGGATACCGGCCGCTGATATACACCTACCAGTGGAACAGCCTGAACCAGCTTACCGGCTTTAAAAAACCGGACGGCGAAGTCTGGCAGTATAAATATGATGCGCGCGGACGGCGGACAGAAAAGTCATGCGAACGGAAAAAGTGCCGGACGGTTTATCTGTGGGATAATGATACAATAGCGGTCATCCGGGAATACCGTGATGAGAGGCTGTGGCGAACCCGCCATCAGGTGTTTAACGGATTTGAGTTGCTGGCACAGCAGGACTGCTATACAGATGAGGGAGTCTGGCAGACACACTATGCCAGCACCGACCTGAACGGTCTGCCGCTGGCGCTGTATACCCCGGAGGGTCATCAGGTCTGGCGTAAAAGGCACACCACGCTGTGGGGGTTGCGGCCAGAGCGAATGCGCCATCTGGCAGAAGACAGACTGGATCCGGGGCTGCTGTTTGCTGGTCAGATGGAGGACAAGGAAAGCGGTCTTGTTTACAACCGGTTCCGGTACTATCATCCTGAGTCAGGAACTTATTTAAGTCCTGACCCGATAGGGCTGGCGGGGGGACTGAATACTTATGCTTACGCGCCGAATCCGCTGAACTGGGTTGATCCGCTGGGGTTATCCAAATGTTCGGCATCTGGTAAATATAAGCCAGAAACAATTTTAGGCCGTACAGTATATAAAAATACGGTTGATATAAGCCCAAACGCTCCTGGTTTTGTGCATCCAAGCGTCCATAGATCTATCCGTCAAAAAGTTGCTGATGGATGGACTAATTTAGATTTGATGAAAAATGGATACGCGCCTATTGGTCCCGATGGTAAGCAAATGAACTTACACCATGTTTTAGGGCAGGAGCCAGGGCCGATGGCAGAGTTGGTTTCCTCAACACATAAACAATATCACAAAGAATTACATGGTTTGATAGAAGATGGCCGAAGCTTCAGACATGATGGAAGCCTAAATTATCAATACGATACGTTCAGGAATAAATATTGGGCGTTACGCGCTCAAGACTTCATGTGA
- a CDS encoding IS481 family transposase, with protein MIHTNNPIIKHKAGLLNLAEELGNVSKACKIMGVSRDTFYRYQELAAEGGIDALINQNRRVPNLKNRADEATERAVVEYAVEFPAHGQHRTSNELRKKGVFISGSGVRSIWQRHDLENFRKRLKALEEKVAREGIVLTDAQIAALEKKAHDDEASGEIETAHPGYLGSQDTFYVGNLKGVGRIYQQTFVDTYSKVAHCKLYTSKTPITAADLLNDRVLPFYEAQGLPMLRILTDRGTEYCGKVEQHDYQLYLAINDIDHTKTKAMSPQTNGICERFHKTILQDFYQVTFRKKLYEDLESLQTDLDNGLWHYNNERTHQGKMCCGRTPMATLLDGKRVWAEKNLNQM; from the coding sequence ATGATTCATACTAACAATCCCATCATCAAACACAAAGCCGGCCTGCTCAATCTCGCCGAAGAACTCGGTAACGTATCAAAAGCCTGCAAGATCATGGGCGTGTCACGCGACACGTTTTACCGTTATCAGGAACTGGCTGCTGAAGGCGGCATCGATGCGCTGATTAACCAGAACCGCCGCGTCCCCAACCTGAAGAACCGCGCCGACGAAGCCACTGAACGCGCTGTTGTTGAATATGCCGTTGAGTTCCCGGCCCACGGGCAACACCGGACCAGTAATGAGCTGCGTAAAAAAGGCGTGTTTATCTCCGGTAGCGGCGTGCGCTCCATCTGGCAACGGCACGACCTGGAGAACTTCCGTAAACGCCTGAAGGCACTTGAGGAAAAGGTCGCCAGAGAAGGCATCGTGCTTACCGACGCTCAAATCGCAGCGCTGGAGAAGAAGGCCCACGATGACGAGGCCAGCGGAGAAATCGAAACTGCTCACCCGGGTTATCTCGGGTCGCAGGACACCTTCTACGTGGGCAATCTGAAAGGTGTGGGTCGTATCTACCAGCAGACGTTCGTGGATACGTACTCGAAAGTGGCACACTGCAAGCTGTATACGAGTAAAACGCCGATCACCGCCGCAGACCTGCTCAATGATCGCGTACTGCCGTTCTACGAGGCTCAGGGACTGCCGATGCTGAGGATCCTGACCGACAGGGGAACGGAGTACTGTGGTAAGGTGGAGCAGCATGATTACCAGCTGTATCTGGCCATCAACGATATCGACCATACAAAAACGAAGGCGATGTCTCCGCAGACGAACGGCATCTGCGAGCGCTTCCATAAAACTATTTTGCAGGATTTTTATCAGGTTACGTTCCGTAAGAAGTTATACGAAGACCTGGAGAGCCTGCAAACGGATCTGGACAACGGGTTGTGGCATTACAATAATGAGCGAACTCATCAGGGAAAAATGTGCTGCGGGCGTACGCCAATGGCCACGTTACTTGATGGTAAACGAGTCTGGGCAGAAAAAAATCTGAACCAGATGTAA